The Mycolicibacterium hassiacum DSM 44199 genome includes a window with the following:
- a CDS encoding Rieske 2Fe-2S domain-containing protein, translating to MTQAVDRPVMPRSGSSAQLPSALPTGWFQVAWSADIGERAVVPLHYFGRDLVAFRAADGKVNVLDAYCQHLGANLAHGGCVVDDGIQCPFHGWVWDGEGRNVSIPYEKRPNRGRRIRSYPVTEKNECVYIWHDVAGREPQWEVPDGLVVLGDHVASSRYFPFTDECRTRFDRVKVHPQIIAENAVDPHHFRFVHNTPISPRVLRESHGYPTWSVKVGFGRRWADGVDRPGDTMNTIEIYWSGLGVSFNGEQTKDGIRVISICATPVDDTHSDIFAGYWISDHTDAFAERLAAAKRALPDDIRIWQHQRYLDQPGLAPSEAAGFKELRAWARSFYPDADGHGG from the coding sequence ATGACGCAGGCGGTGGACAGACCCGTGATGCCCCGGTCCGGATCCTCGGCGCAGTTGCCGAGCGCGCTGCCGACCGGTTGGTTCCAGGTGGCCTGGAGCGCCGACATCGGCGAACGGGCCGTGGTTCCGCTGCACTACTTCGGCCGGGACCTCGTCGCGTTCCGCGCGGCCGACGGAAAGGTCAACGTGCTCGACGCCTACTGTCAGCACCTGGGCGCGAACCTGGCACACGGCGGCTGCGTGGTCGACGACGGGATCCAGTGCCCGTTCCACGGCTGGGTATGGGACGGCGAAGGCCGAAACGTCAGCATTCCCTACGAGAAACGACCCAACCGGGGCCGGCGCATCCGGTCATATCCGGTCACCGAGAAGAACGAGTGCGTCTACATCTGGCACGATGTCGCGGGCCGTGAACCGCAGTGGGAGGTTCCCGACGGGCTGGTGGTGCTCGGGGATCACGTCGCCTCGAGTCGTTACTTCCCGTTCACCGACGAGTGCCGCACCCGCTTCGACCGGGTGAAGGTGCACCCGCAGATCATCGCCGAAAACGCCGTGGATCCGCACCATTTCCGGTTCGTACACAACACGCCTATCAGCCCGCGGGTACTGCGTGAATCGCACGGATATCCGACCTGGTCGGTCAAGGTCGGATTCGGCCGCAGGTGGGCCGACGGTGTCGACCGGCCCGGCGACACCATGAACACCATCGAGATCTACTGGTCGGGCCTGGGCGTCAGCTTCAACGGCGAGCAGACCAAGGACGGAATCCGGGTGATCTCGATCTGTGCGACGCCGGTCGACGACACGCACTCCGACATCTTCGCCGGCTACTGGATCAGCGATCACACCGATGCGTTCGCCGAGCGTCTGGCCGCCGCCAAACGCGCGCTGCCGGACGACATTCGCATCTGGCAACATCAGCGTTACCTGGATCAGCCGGGACTGGCCCCGTCGGAGGCTGCGGGGTTCAAGGAGTTGCGGGCCTGGGCGCGCAGTTTCTATCCGGACGCCGACGGCCATGGCGGCTGA
- a CDS encoding TetR/AcrR family transcriptional regulator, with protein sequence MTTARPRDGEEGTVRERLIRAADAEIAERGTSSVQMEAVALRAGVSRATAFRQLGSVSDMLMEVSLLRGRRHVAAVQALMATKTGTFAKLEAALLYTTRELPADPTFSALVTQRGRSIGNPAVHDLSVEALGPVIREGQRCGEVRTDLEVDELVDFVLEQMYLAADHVDRSDAAVRRRMRHFIVPALAAQRREAAEHIQLTQEAQEAVDAAIEALTNLAGRLRR encoded by the coding sequence ATGACCACCGCCAGACCGCGTGACGGCGAGGAGGGCACGGTCAGAGAACGGCTGATCCGCGCGGCGGACGCCGAGATCGCCGAACGCGGGACCAGCTCGGTGCAGATGGAGGCGGTCGCGCTGCGCGCCGGGGTGTCCCGTGCGACCGCGTTCCGTCAGCTCGGCAGCGTCAGCGACATGCTGATGGAGGTCAGCCTGCTGCGTGGGCGCCGCCACGTCGCCGCGGTACAGGCGCTGATGGCGACCAAGACCGGTACCTTCGCGAAACTGGAAGCGGCGCTGCTGTATACCACGCGTGAGCTGCCGGCCGACCCGACGTTCTCGGCCCTCGTCACGCAGCGGGGCAGGTCGATCGGCAATCCGGCCGTGCACGACCTGTCCGTCGAGGCGTTGGGCCCGGTGATCCGCGAGGGCCAGAGGTGCGGAGAGGTGCGCACCGACCTCGAGGTCGACGAGCTCGTCGACTTCGTGCTCGAACAGATGTATCTGGCCGCCGACCACGTCGACCGGTCCGACGCCGCGGTGCGCCGCCGGATGCGTCATTTCATCGTTCCGGCGCTGGCCGCGCAACGGCGCGAGGCCGCCGAGCACATCCAACTGACCCAGGAGGCCCAGGAGGCGGTCGACGCCGCGATCGAGGCGCTGACCAACCTGGCCGGCCGGTTGCGGCGCTGA
- a CDS encoding class I adenylate-forming enzyme family protein: MTMLDEFRAAAVAAADRPFLRYFGTVLSYGEVDRLSDALAVALQDNGFGHGDRVALYLQNVPQYVIALLAAWKAGGIAVAINPMLTAGEVAKLLADATPTVLIALDELYSERLAEALAGSSVTRVLSTSALDWQTEQDTRVLPGHRLPVPDGTEDLRALIERHNGDCPDPVTVGDDDVAVLTYTSGTTGKPKGATNTHRNIATGGHTYREWFRLSDADVVLGVAPLFHVTGLTGHIACTVAAQASLVLSYRFHTEVTAELIRRHRVTFTVGAITVFIALGDSAAVEPEDLASLTKIASGGAPIAAATTERFEQRFGSYIHNVYGMTETTAPVLGVPLGSRAPVDPRTQALSVGVPMGGTRVAVLDDDGNPVPPGQLGEIAVRGPQIVPGYWRNEQATNDAIRDGWLRTGDVGYVDEDGWFYLVDRKKDVIVASGYKVWPREVEDVLYTHEAVLEAAVVGVPDPYRGETVKAFVSLRDGCAATPEELIDYCRERLAAYKYPRQVEIVDALPKTVTGKILRRELRERSG; the protein is encoded by the coding sequence ATGACCATGCTCGACGAGTTCCGCGCCGCTGCCGTTGCGGCCGCCGACCGCCCGTTCCTGCGCTACTTCGGCACCGTGCTCAGCTACGGCGAGGTGGACCGGCTCTCCGACGCGCTCGCGGTGGCGTTGCAGGACAACGGGTTCGGTCACGGCGATCGAGTCGCGCTCTACCTGCAGAACGTTCCGCAGTACGTGATCGCGCTGCTGGCGGCGTGGAAGGCGGGCGGGATAGCGGTCGCGATCAACCCGATGCTCACCGCCGGCGAGGTCGCCAAACTGTTGGCCGACGCCACCCCGACGGTGTTGATCGCGCTCGACGAGCTCTACTCCGAGCGGCTGGCCGAGGCGCTGGCCGGATCGAGCGTGACCCGCGTCCTCAGCACCAGCGCCCTGGACTGGCAGACCGAGCAGGACACCCGGGTGCTGCCCGGGCACCGGCTGCCGGTGCCGGACGGCACCGAGGACCTGCGCGCGCTCATCGAGCGTCACAACGGCGACTGCCCCGATCCGGTCACGGTCGGTGACGACGATGTCGCGGTGCTCACCTACACCTCCGGCACGACAGGAAAACCAAAGGGGGCGACCAATACTCACCGCAACATCGCGACCGGCGGGCACACCTACCGGGAGTGGTTCCGGCTCAGCGACGCCGATGTCGTGCTCGGGGTCGCGCCGCTGTTCCACGTCACCGGTCTCACCGGGCATATCGCGTGCACCGTGGCCGCGCAAGCCTCGTTGGTGCTGTCCTACCGCTTCCACACCGAGGTCACGGCCGAACTGATCCGCCGGCACCGCGTCACGTTCACCGTCGGCGCCATCACCGTGTTCATCGCACTCGGCGACTCCGCGGCGGTCGAACCCGAGGACCTGGCGTCGCTGACCAAGATCGCGTCCGGTGGCGCCCCGATCGCGGCCGCCACCACCGAACGGTTCGAACAGCGGTTCGGCAGCTACATCCACAACGTGTACGGGATGACCGAGACCACCGCTCCGGTGCTCGGGGTCCCACTGGGGAGCCGGGCCCCGGTCGATCCGCGGACCCAGGCGCTGTCGGTGGGCGTGCCGATGGGCGGCACCCGGGTGGCGGTGCTCGACGACGACGGAAATCCCGTTCCGCCAGGGCAACTCGGTGAGATCGCGGTGAGGGGTCCGCAGATCGTGCCCGGCTACTGGCGCAACGAACAGGCGACCAACGACGCCATCCGCGATGGTTGGTTGCGCACCGGCGACGTCGGTTACGTCGACGAGGACGGCTGGTTCTATCTGGTCGACCGCAAGAAGGACGTGATCGTCGCCAGCGGCTACAAGGTCTGGCCGCGTGAGGTCGAGGACGTGCTCTACACCCACGAGGCGGTCCTGGAGGCCGCCGTGGTCGGGGTGCCGGACCCGTACCGGGGCGAGACGGTCAAGGCCTTCGTGTCCTTGCGGGACGGATGCGCCGCGACACCCGAGGAGCTCATCGACTACTGTCGGGAACGCCTGGCGGCCTACAAGTATCCGCGTCAGGTCGAGATCGTCGATGCGCTGCCGAAGACCGTGACCGGCAAGATCCTGCGCCGCGAGTTGCGGGAGCGATCCGGATAG
- a CDS encoding thiolase C-terminal domain-containing protein encodes MTGIRMKDRVAIAGAATTGFVARNSGRSQTSLAAEAAIAVIKQCGLTRDDIDGLCGSWPSAPVLQSALGIPEVTWFGNPVIPMVDHIATAAAAVHAGLCEVVLVYHAAYRAPWNSVGALKDPFRRIGVGPTLQQSGPETMAGPIGYTGWASRYMHEYGVTREDFGLVAVNARSNAQRNPAAAMREPLTMDDYLNAPMVREPLCLYDMDPAVDGADAFIVTSAERARDMALPPVLINAAVLGMVAHNEEDQTESLRRHGQQVVVETLKAKGDFWIDDIDVYFPYDGFTPITLNWIDNAGWCKPGEAGAFLRQHWDADGRRVLINGRIPVNPHGGSLGEGATQASGHIREAVHQLQGLAGDRQVPDARRALITAGGFFFNAQGLLLHRP; translated from the coding sequence GTGACGGGCATTCGGATGAAGGACCGGGTGGCCATCGCCGGTGCGGCGACAACGGGTTTCGTGGCCAGGAATTCCGGGCGCAGCCAGACGTCGCTGGCCGCCGAGGCCGCCATCGCGGTGATCAAACAGTGCGGGCTGACCCGCGACGACATCGACGGTCTGTGCGGCAGCTGGCCTTCGGCGCCGGTGCTGCAGTCCGCACTGGGCATCCCGGAGGTGACCTGGTTCGGCAACCCGGTCATCCCGATGGTCGACCACATCGCCACCGCGGCCGCCGCGGTACATGCCGGGCTGTGCGAGGTGGTGCTGGTCTACCACGCCGCGTACCGGGCGCCGTGGAACAGCGTTGGGGCGCTGAAGGATCCGTTTCGCCGGATCGGGGTGGGGCCGACCCTGCAGCAGTCCGGCCCGGAGACGATGGCCGGCCCGATCGGTTACACCGGCTGGGCGTCCCGCTACATGCACGAGTACGGCGTCACCCGTGAGGATTTCGGGCTGGTGGCGGTCAACGCCCGGTCGAATGCGCAGCGCAACCCGGCAGCCGCCATGCGCGAACCGCTTACGATGGACGACTACCTCAACGCGCCGATGGTTCGCGAACCGCTGTGCCTGTACGACATGGACCCGGCGGTCGACGGCGCCGACGCCTTCATCGTCACCAGCGCCGAACGCGCCCGCGACATGGCGCTGCCGCCGGTGCTGATCAACGCCGCGGTGCTCGGGATGGTGGCGCACAACGAGGAGGACCAGACGGAAAGCCTGCGCCGGCACGGCCAGCAGGTGGTCGTCGAGACGCTGAAAGCCAAGGGCGACTTCTGGATCGACGATATCGACGTGTACTTCCCGTACGACGGGTTCACACCGATCACACTGAACTGGATCGACAACGCGGGCTGGTGCAAACCGGGGGAGGCGGGAGCGTTCCTGCGGCAGCACTGGGACGCCGACGGCCGGCGGGTGCTGATCAACGGCCGCATCCCGGTCAACCCGCACGGCGGATCGCTTGGCGAGGGCGCCACCCAGGCGTCCGGGCATATCCGCGAGGCGGTCCACCAGCTTCAGGGGCTGGCCGGTGACCGGCAGGTGCCCGACGCGCGCCGGGCACTGATCACCGCCGGCGGATTCTTCTTCAACGCACAGGGACTGCTGCTGCACCGCCCATGA
- a CDS encoding Zn-ribbon domain-containing OB-fold protein, with protein MTTDISDEELVARFPGEPITHDNAAHYRGRLRRQLLLNRCDDCGRWHAPPKPVCPDCWSWRVAAQPVSGDGEIFMAIFLHRGPAVPGVDYSTPYPVVTVELAEQEGLRFTSTVVGADNAAIRIGAPVRLAWIERNGVPLPVFELKESV; from the coding sequence ATGACGACCGACATCAGCGACGAGGAGCTCGTCGCCAGGTTCCCGGGTGAACCGATCACCCACGACAACGCGGCGCACTACCGCGGGCGGCTGCGCCGACAACTGCTGCTGAACCGGTGCGACGACTGCGGCCGTTGGCACGCCCCGCCGAAACCGGTCTGCCCCGACTGCTGGTCGTGGCGGGTGGCGGCGCAGCCGGTGAGCGGTGACGGCGAGATCTTCATGGCGATCTTCCTGCACCGCGGACCGGCCGTGCCGGGCGTCGACTACTCGACGCCGTATCCGGTGGTCACCGTCGAGCTCGCCGAACAGGAAGGGCTGCGGTTCACCTCGACTGTGGTGGGCGCCGACAACGCTGCGATCAGAATCGGTGCGCCGGTGCGGCTGGCGTGGATTGAGCGCAACGGCGTCCCGCTGCCGGTCTTCGAGCTGAAGGAGTCCGTGTGA
- a CDS encoding amidohydrolase family protein, with translation MALIENTIGELPYQLTDFDQHSYETEDCFTRHMPKSKIDTAVRAIKAPSGRKILLANNRIVTALENDLDHAYVPGSLAEMLRKRASGDPSDAERFFEPMQPEYLDRDQRIKQLDEQQMERTIMYPGGWALMAEEYLDGIDPLYDNLESFNRWIDEDWGFNYKNRIYSPALLSLRDLDRAVKELDRVLNAGARFIYLPAGPAYGRSPGDPYFDPFWARINEARAVVCYHIAEFFYQANVASHWGWGLRPPFQFSAWQWQCSYGERPVTDTLAALIFDNLFGRYPNIKVVVSEFGAEWVPHFIKKMDKSRGMARLGPWLGGPLNERPSAIFKRHVRVVPYPEDDTPKLIEELGGTDCLVMGSDWPHAEGLREPGEFYHRLSSLDDKTRRDFLRENGLKLFEGID, from the coding sequence ATGGCCCTCATCGAGAACACCATCGGTGAACTGCCGTATCAGCTGACCGACTTCGATCAGCATTCGTACGAGACCGAGGACTGCTTCACCCGGCACATGCCGAAGTCGAAGATCGACACCGCGGTCCGGGCGATCAAGGCCCCGTCGGGCCGCAAGATCCTGCTCGCCAACAACCGCATCGTGACGGCGCTGGAGAACGATCTGGACCACGCGTACGTGCCGGGTTCGCTGGCGGAGATGCTGCGCAAGCGCGCCTCGGGCGATCCGTCGGATGCCGAGCGGTTCTTCGAGCCGATGCAGCCGGAGTATTTGGATCGCGACCAGCGCATCAAACAGCTCGACGAGCAGCAGATGGAACGTACCATCATGTACCCCGGCGGCTGGGCGTTGATGGCCGAGGAGTACCTCGACGGCATCGACCCGCTCTACGACAACCTCGAGTCGTTCAACCGCTGGATCGATGAGGACTGGGGCTTCAACTACAAGAACCGCATCTACTCGCCGGCGCTGCTGTCGCTGCGGGATCTGGACCGGGCGGTCAAGGAACTCGATCGGGTGCTCAACGCCGGTGCCCGGTTCATCTACCTGCCCGCCGGCCCCGCGTACGGTCGCAGCCCGGGCGACCCGTACTTCGATCCGTTCTGGGCGCGCATCAACGAGGCGCGGGCGGTGGTGTGCTATCACATCGCCGAGTTCTTCTATCAGGCCAACGTGGCCTCGCATTGGGGCTGGGGGCTGCGGCCGCCGTTCCAGTTCTCGGCCTGGCAGTGGCAGTGCAGCTACGGCGAGCGCCCGGTCACCGACACGCTGGCGGCGCTGATCTTCGACAACCTGTTCGGCCGGTACCCGAACATCAAGGTGGTGGTGTCGGAGTTCGGTGCCGAGTGGGTGCCGCACTTCATCAAGAAGATGGACAAGAGCCGCGGGATGGCGCGGCTGGGTCCGTGGCTGGGTGGTCCGTTGAACGAGCGGCCGAGTGCGATCTTCAAACGGCACGTGCGGGTGGTGCCGTATCCGGAGGACGACACCCCGAAGCTGATCGAGGAACTCGGCGGGACCGACTGCCTGGTGATGGGGTCGGACTGGCCGCATGCCGAGGGGTTGCGCGAACCCGGCGAGTTCTACCACCGACTCTCGTCGCTGGACGACAAGACCCGCCGCGACTTCCTGCGGGAGAACGGTCTGAAGCTCTTCGAAGGGATCGACTGA
- a CDS encoding enoyl-CoA hydratase/isomerase family protein, which produces MSDAPHARFDIPEPGIARLTIDRPDRLGAYTPRMCAELLDGIRAVRLDDELRVLILTGTGRGFCTGGDVSPDAGFDEHLDHQIGRARELREDSHAVVTALHKLDKPVICAVNGIAVNGGLAFALCCDIRIAAAGARLGSTSTRVGLLPDEGGAWLFPRIMGYDKAFRMVALSEIYDAQTALELGLVTEVVADEELERRTLELARSLAAGPPLALRAIKSMMRRALDSTLDSSLGDAQQAVLWVGPSADAREGKAAFLAKRPPRFTGR; this is translated from the coding sequence ATGTCCGACGCACCGCACGCCCGCTTCGACATCCCCGAGCCCGGCATCGCCCGGCTCACCATCGACCGGCCCGACCGGCTGGGTGCCTACACCCCCCGGATGTGCGCCGAACTGCTCGACGGCATCCGCGCCGTGCGGCTCGACGACGAGCTGCGGGTGCTCATCCTCACCGGCACCGGCCGCGGGTTCTGCACCGGCGGGGACGTGTCGCCCGACGCCGGTTTCGACGAGCACCTCGACCACCAGATCGGCCGGGCGCGGGAACTGCGCGAGGACTCGCACGCGGTGGTCACCGCGCTGCACAAGCTCGACAAGCCGGTCATCTGCGCGGTCAACGGCATCGCGGTCAACGGCGGGCTGGCGTTCGCGCTGTGCTGCGACATCCGCATCGCCGCCGCCGGCGCCCGGTTGGGCAGCACCAGCACCCGGGTGGGCCTGTTGCCCGACGAGGGCGGTGCCTGGCTGTTTCCCCGAATCATGGGCTACGACAAGGCTTTCCGGATGGTGGCGCTGTCGGAGATCTACGACGCGCAGACGGCGCTGGAGCTCGGGCTGGTCACCGAGGTGGTGGCCGACGAGGAACTGGAGCGGCGCACCCTCGAGCTGGCGCGCAGCCTCGCGGCCGGGCCGCCGCTGGCGCTGCGGGCGATCAAGTCGATGATGCGCCGCGCGCTGGACTCCACGCTGGACTCCTCGCTCGGCGATGCTCAGCAGGCGGTGTTGTGGGTCGGTCCCAGCGCCGACGCCCGGGAGGGCAAGGCGGCGTTCCTGGCGAAACGGCCGCCGAGATTCACCGGGCGATAG
- a CDS encoding acyl-CoA dehydrogenase family protein: protein MDADTRDLLRDSLRAMFTCGGTDLLAELDEMGWAEVVSDDEAAAVELLFTEQGRAGAASAALDDVMLTAGGSELDGAVVVHPLARARPSVADGRLRVDGVALHAPEDRPAVVLDPDIGALVLPGWTAEPVTGLAPRSRLHRVRLEIPLDDAGTADIDASAAIAAGRRALAAELTGAAEAMLELAVEHVSDRTQFGRPIGSYQATRHRLADAYAQIAAARELAGVAWRTRSAWDAQLAKAYAGWAAETTAAACMQVCGAIGLTLEHRLGGYVARARVLDALHGGWQDAVHAIGARLLDTATVEF from the coding sequence GTGGACGCTGACACCCGTGACCTGCTGCGTGATTCGCTGCGCGCGATGTTCACCTGCGGTGGCACCGATCTGCTCGCCGAGCTCGACGAGATGGGTTGGGCCGAGGTGGTATCCGACGACGAGGCGGCCGCGGTCGAGCTGCTGTTCACCGAACAGGGGCGGGCCGGCGCGGCGTCGGCGGCGCTGGACGACGTGATGCTCACCGCCGGCGGATCCGAGCTGGACGGTGCGGTCGTCGTGCACCCGCTCGCCCGGGCCCGCCCCTCCGTCGCCGACGGCCGATTGCGGGTCGACGGCGTGGCCCTGCACGCACCGGAGGACCGGCCGGCCGTCGTGCTCGACCCGGACATCGGAGCCCTGGTCCTGCCGGGCTGGACAGCCGAACCCGTCACCGGCCTCGCCCCGCGCTCCCGGCTGCACCGGGTGCGACTGGAGATACCGCTCGACGACGCCGGCACCGCCGACATCGACGCGTCCGCGGCGATCGCCGCCGGCCGGCGCGCGCTGGCCGCCGAACTCACCGGCGCCGCCGAGGCGATGCTCGAGCTCGCCGTCGAGCACGTCAGCGACCGCACCCAGTTCGGCCGCCCGATCGGCTCCTACCAGGCAACCCGCCACCGCCTCGCCGACGCCTACGCCCAGATCGCCGCCGCCCGCGAACTCGCCGGCGTCGCCTGGCGGACCCGGTCGGCGTGGGACGCCCAGCTGGCCAAGGCGTACGCCGGCTGGGCCGCCGAGACCACCGCCGCCGCCTGCATGCAGGTGTGCGGCGCCATCGGGCTCACGCTCGAGCACCGGCTCGGTGGCTACGTCGCCCGCGCGCGGGTACTCGACGCGCTGCACGGCGGCTGGCAGGACGCCGTGCACGCGATCGGCGCGCGGCTGCTCGACACCGCGACCGTGGAGTTCTGA
- a CDS encoding acyl-CoA dehydrogenase family protein yields MQPTTDNPAALLAEFDAALTAAQSELDPLRRAGGDLPTQLARSAKLMRWLHDGGWIRIGWPESVGGVGGPSSLRCLILERLARRGYPIPHHLYVLEVVGPAVVNHAPELAAQLLPAALRGDELWCQGFSEPEAGSDLAALRTRAHRRDDGSFVINGQKTWTSYGARADRMVLLARTGTLEERHRGLTMLLVDLDAPGVERRPIELASGQEELAEEFFSDVVVDGSRVVGEVGGGWAVAMDLLQYERGSYAWMRMAVATARLADLLGELRDGDTPVGAEAVIGRTYLRLAALRARTSSTLQALAAGQVVGPQTSVDKLLLSAAEQEVYDAAARLRATEFLVGDADRWREEWWYSRAASIYGGAREIQHSIIADRILNLPREDARGR; encoded by the coding sequence ATGCAACCGACCACCGATAACCCTGCCGCGCTGCTCGCCGAATTCGACGCGGCGCTGACCGCGGCCCAATCCGAACTCGACCCGCTGCGCCGGGCCGGTGGTGATCTGCCCACTCAACTCGCGCGGTCGGCGAAACTGATGCGCTGGCTGCACGACGGCGGCTGGATCCGCATCGGCTGGCCCGAATCCGTTGGGGGAGTGGGCGGACCGTCGTCGCTGCGCTGTCTGATCCTCGAGCGGCTGGCCCGGCGCGGCTACCCGATCCCGCACCATCTGTATGTCCTGGAGGTGGTCGGCCCGGCGGTGGTCAACCACGCCCCGGAGCTCGCCGCACAGCTGCTGCCCGCCGCGCTGCGCGGCGACGAGCTGTGGTGTCAGGGGTTCTCCGAGCCGGAGGCCGGCAGCGACCTGGCCGCCCTGCGCACCCGGGCGCACCGCCGCGACGACGGCTCCTTCGTGATCAACGGGCAGAAGACCTGGACCTCCTACGGCGCCCGCGCCGACCGGATGGTGCTGCTGGCCCGCACCGGCACCCTCGAGGAACGCCACCGGGGCCTGACCATGCTGCTGGTCGATCTCGACGCCCCGGGTGTCGAGCGGCGGCCGATCGAATTGGCCAGTGGCCAGGAGGAACTCGCGGAGGAGTTCTTCTCCGACGTCGTGGTGGACGGCAGCCGGGTCGTCGGCGAGGTGGGCGGCGGCTGGGCGGTTGCGATGGATCTGCTGCAGTACGAACGCGGCAGCTACGCGTGGATGCGGATGGCGGTGGCGACGGCCCGGCTGGCCGACCTGCTCGGTGAACTGCGCGACGGCGACACCCCCGTCGGTGCGGAGGCCGTGATCGGCCGGACGTATCTGCGGTTGGCGGCGCTGCGGGCCCGCACCTCGTCGACGCTGCAGGCGCTGGCCGCCGGCCAGGTGGTCGGGCCGCAGACCAGCGTGGACAAGCTGCTGTTGTCGGCTGCCGAGCAGGAGGTCTACGACGCGGCGGCGCGGCTGCGCGCCACCGAGTTCCTCGTCGGCGACGCCGACCGCTGGCGGGAGGAGTGGTGGTACTCGCGGGCGGCGTCGATCTACGGCGGGGCCCGCGAGATCCAGCACAGCATCATCGCCGACCGCATCCTCAACCTGCCGAGAGAGGACGCCCGTGGACGCTGA
- a CDS encoding serine hydrolase domain-containing protein, which translates to MSLKPDQRRLGVLIDRCRLEVENGALPSVQLSLHVDGQEYINETFGDATSSTRYVLQSTGRSIVAGVLWKLISDGLLDVSRTVASYIPEFGTNGKDVVTVEQVVTHVGGFPLAPLKYPDMLNREERLKAFSKWRLTYQPGTELQFHLTSAAWIIGELCERLTGRPIGEYLRTTLTEPLGLNSIEIGPPVERQHDVARFVRTDPGDGGDVYPWGPWYLEKPEILAAGEPSHSMVATASDVAGFYQALMSSDLWRREVVEDALRVRVTLPITGERGGTPSVPGNVGLFIIVAGDDGLSRAFLPTTGSPRTFGHGGAPCQIGFADPDTKLSFAFLTNGYPSTGYEQTRAGRNRITNIANLAADVFN; encoded by the coding sequence GTGAGTCTGAAACCCGACCAGAGGCGGCTCGGTGTGCTGATCGACCGCTGCCGGCTTGAGGTGGAGAACGGTGCGCTGCCCTCGGTGCAACTGTCCCTGCATGTCGACGGCCAGGAGTACATCAATGAAACCTTCGGCGATGCAACGTCTTCCACCCGATACGTGCTCCAGTCCACCGGGCGCAGCATCGTCGCCGGCGTGCTGTGGAAGCTGATCTCCGACGGCCTGCTCGACGTCTCCCGCACCGTCGCGTCCTACATCCCCGAGTTCGGTACCAACGGCAAGGATGTCGTCACCGTCGAGCAGGTGGTCACCCATGTCGGCGGTTTCCCGTTGGCGCCGTTGAAGTATCCCGACATGCTCAACCGCGAGGAGCGGCTCAAGGCGTTCTCCAAGTGGCGGCTCACCTACCAGCCCGGCACCGAACTGCAGTTCCACCTGACCTCCGCCGCGTGGATCATCGGCGAACTGTGCGAGCGGCTCACCGGCCGGCCCATCGGTGAGTACCTGCGGACGACGCTGACCGAACCGTTGGGGCTGAACTCCATCGAGATCGGCCCGCCGGTGGAGCGTCAGCACGACGTGGCGCGGTTCGTGCGCACCGATCCCGGCGACGGTGGCGACGTCTACCCCTGGGGCCCTTGGTATCTGGAGAAACCCGAGATCCTCGCGGCCGGGGAACCCAGCCACTCCATGGTGGCCACCGCGTCGGACGTGGCGGGCTTCTATCAGGCGCTGATGTCCTCGGATCTGTGGCGCCGCGAGGTCGTCGAGGACGCGCTGCGGGTGCGGGTGACGTTGCCCATCACCGGCGAGCGGGGCGGCACCCCGAGCGTGCCGGGCAATGTCGGGCTGTTCATCATCGTCGCGGGTGACGACGGCCTGTCGCGGGCCTTCCTGCCGACCACCGGCAGCCCGCGCACCTTCGGTCACGGCGGTGCACCCTGCCAGATCGGCTTCGCCGATCCGGATACCAAGCTCTCGTTCGCGTTCCTGACCAACGGGTACCCCAGCACCGGCTACGAACAGACCCGCGCCGGACGCAACCGGATCACCAACATCGCCAATCTCGCAGCGGATGTGTTCAACTGA